One genomic region from Cucumis melo cultivar AY chromosome 9, USDA_Cmelo_AY_1.0, whole genome shotgun sequence encodes:
- the LOC103498620 gene encoding uncharacterized protein LOC103498620 isoform X1 produces MTPSNLASQFGDTTYTKVFVGGLAWETHKDTMKKYFEQFGDILEAVVITDKATGRSKGYGFVTFREPDAAMRACVDASPVIDGRRANCNLASLGVQRSKPSTPKHEKKKWELTGGGGGRNNFRVLSSNFQSGFGGNVGSAFHSPTTTFPHYAIQQGIPYNLYGYSSYSPDYTYPTSYYNVYGGATAQYPMYGTGPGGILSGAAAAAAAFYPYFQFGEGSGGGGSGQQGYGVQYPHHLFQYSAAINSTAATTFPQHYAAPPMSLPPTPPTLPSGVTMALPAPIPHR; encoded by the exons ATGACTCCATCTAACTTAGCAAGTCAATTTGGAGATACCACTTACACCAAAGTTTTTGTGGGTGGTTTGGCTTGGGAAACTCACAAAGACACCATGAAGAAATACTTTGAACAATTTGGTGATATCTTGGAAGCCGTCGTTATTACCGACAAAGCCACCGGCCGATCCAAAGGCTATGGattt GTCACGTTTCGTGAACCCGATGCCGCTATGAGAGCTTGTGTAGATGCTTCTCCGGTCATCGACGGTCGGAGAGCCAATTGTAATCTTGCTTCTCTTGGTGTTCAAAGATCCAAACCCTCCACCCCTAAACACG agaaaaagaaatgggaattgacaggaggaggaggaggaagaaatAATTTTAGGGTATTAAGCTCAAATTTCCAGAGTGGATTTGGAGGGAATGTTGGATCAGCTTTTCATTCTCCAACAACAACTTTCCCTCATTATGCCATCCAGCAAGGGATCCCTTACAATCTCTATGg gtacTCTTCTTATTCGCCAGACTACACTTACCCTACG AGCTATTACAATGTGTACGGCGGGGCAACTGCACAGTACCCCATGTACGGGACGGGTCCGGGCGGCATATTGAGCGGAGCGGCAGCAGCAGCGGCGGCGTTCTACCCGTATTTCCAATTCGGGGAAGGAAGCGGTGGCGGCGGTTCGGGGCAGCAAGGGTATGGGGTTCAGTATCCTCACCATCTGTTTCAATACTCGGCCGCGATTAATTCAACTGCTGCAACAACTTTCCCTCAGCATTATGCTGCTCCTCCTATGTCTCTTCCTCCCACGCCCCCCACTTTGCCATCAG
- the LOC103498620 gene encoding uncharacterized protein LOC103498620 isoform X4 has translation MTPSNLASQFGDTTYTKVFVGGLAWETHKDTMKKYFEQFGDILEAVVITDKATGRSKGYGFVTFREPDAAMRACVDASPVIDGRRANCNLASLGVQRSKPSTPKHGGGGGRNNFRVLSSNFQSGFGGNVGSAFHSPTTTFPHYAIQQGIPYNLYGYSSYSPDYTYPTSYYNVYGGATAQYPMYGTGPGGILSGAAAAAAAFYPYFQFGEGSGGGGSGQQGYGVQYPHHLFQYSAAINSTAATTFPQHYAAPPMSLPPTPPTLPSVFFAIPQA, from the exons ATGACTCCATCTAACTTAGCAAGTCAATTTGGAGATACCACTTACACCAAAGTTTTTGTGGGTGGTTTGGCTTGGGAAACTCACAAAGACACCATGAAGAAATACTTTGAACAATTTGGTGATATCTTGGAAGCCGTCGTTATTACCGACAAAGCCACCGGCCGATCCAAAGGCTATGGattt GTCACGTTTCGTGAACCCGATGCCGCTATGAGAGCTTGTGTAGATGCTTCTCCGGTCATCGACGGTCGGAGAGCCAATTGTAATCTTGCTTCTCTTGGTGTTCAAAGATCCAAACCCTCCACCCCTAAACACG gaggaggaggaggaagaaatAATTTTAGGGTATTAAGCTCAAATTTCCAGAGTGGATTTGGAGGGAATGTTGGATCAGCTTTTCATTCTCCAACAACAACTTTCCCTCATTATGCCATCCAGCAAGGGATCCCTTACAATCTCTATGg gtacTCTTCTTATTCGCCAGACTACACTTACCCTACG AGCTATTACAATGTGTACGGCGGGGCAACTGCACAGTACCCCATGTACGGGACGGGTCCGGGCGGCATATTGAGCGGAGCGGCAGCAGCAGCGGCGGCGTTCTACCCGTATTTCCAATTCGGGGAAGGAAGCGGTGGCGGCGGTTCGGGGCAGCAAGGGTATGGGGTTCAGTATCCTCACCATCTGTTTCAATACTCGGCCGCGATTAATTCAACTGCTGCAACAACTTTCCCTCAGCATTATGCTGCTCCTCCTATGTCTCTTCCTCCCACGCCCCCCACTTTGCCATCAG
- the LOC103498620 gene encoding uncharacterized protein LOC103498620 isoform X3, producing the protein MTPSNLASQFGDTTYTKVFVGGLAWETHKDTMKKYFEQFGDILEAVVITDKATGRSKGYGFVTFREPDAAMRACVDASPVIDGRRANCNLASLGVQRSKPSTPKHGGGGGRNNFRVLSSNFQSGFGGNVGSAFHSPTTTFPHYAIQQGIPYNLYGYSSYSPDYTYPTSYYNVYGGATAQYPMYGTGPGGILSGAAAAAAAFYPYFQFGEGSGGGGSGQQGYGVQYPHHLFQYSAAINSTAATTFPQHYAAPPMSLPPTPPTLPSGVTMALPAPIPHR; encoded by the exons ATGACTCCATCTAACTTAGCAAGTCAATTTGGAGATACCACTTACACCAAAGTTTTTGTGGGTGGTTTGGCTTGGGAAACTCACAAAGACACCATGAAGAAATACTTTGAACAATTTGGTGATATCTTGGAAGCCGTCGTTATTACCGACAAAGCCACCGGCCGATCCAAAGGCTATGGattt GTCACGTTTCGTGAACCCGATGCCGCTATGAGAGCTTGTGTAGATGCTTCTCCGGTCATCGACGGTCGGAGAGCCAATTGTAATCTTGCTTCTCTTGGTGTTCAAAGATCCAAACCCTCCACCCCTAAACACG gaggaggaggaggaagaaatAATTTTAGGGTATTAAGCTCAAATTTCCAGAGTGGATTTGGAGGGAATGTTGGATCAGCTTTTCATTCTCCAACAACAACTTTCCCTCATTATGCCATCCAGCAAGGGATCCCTTACAATCTCTATGg gtacTCTTCTTATTCGCCAGACTACACTTACCCTACG AGCTATTACAATGTGTACGGCGGGGCAACTGCACAGTACCCCATGTACGGGACGGGTCCGGGCGGCATATTGAGCGGAGCGGCAGCAGCAGCGGCGGCGTTCTACCCGTATTTCCAATTCGGGGAAGGAAGCGGTGGCGGCGGTTCGGGGCAGCAAGGGTATGGGGTTCAGTATCCTCACCATCTGTTTCAATACTCGGCCGCGATTAATTCAACTGCTGCAACAACTTTCCCTCAGCATTATGCTGCTCCTCCTATGTCTCTTCCTCCCACGCCCCCCACTTTGCCATCAG
- the LOC103498620 gene encoding uncharacterized protein LOC103498620 isoform X2: MTPSNLASQFGDTTYTKVFVGGLAWETHKDTMKKYFEQFGDILEAVVITDKATGRSKGYGFVTFREPDAAMRACVDASPVIDGRRANCNLASLGVQRSKPSTPKHEKKKWELTGGGGGRNNFRVLSSNFQSGFGGNVGSAFHSPTTTFPHYAIQQGIPYNLYGYSSYSPDYTYPTSYYNVYGGATAQYPMYGTGPGGILSGAAAAAAAFYPYFQFGEGSGGGGSGQQGYGVQYPHHLFQYSAAINSTAATTFPQHYAAPPMSLPPTPPTLPSVFFAIPQA, encoded by the exons ATGACTCCATCTAACTTAGCAAGTCAATTTGGAGATACCACTTACACCAAAGTTTTTGTGGGTGGTTTGGCTTGGGAAACTCACAAAGACACCATGAAGAAATACTTTGAACAATTTGGTGATATCTTGGAAGCCGTCGTTATTACCGACAAAGCCACCGGCCGATCCAAAGGCTATGGattt GTCACGTTTCGTGAACCCGATGCCGCTATGAGAGCTTGTGTAGATGCTTCTCCGGTCATCGACGGTCGGAGAGCCAATTGTAATCTTGCTTCTCTTGGTGTTCAAAGATCCAAACCCTCCACCCCTAAACACG agaaaaagaaatgggaattgacaggaggaggaggaggaagaaatAATTTTAGGGTATTAAGCTCAAATTTCCAGAGTGGATTTGGAGGGAATGTTGGATCAGCTTTTCATTCTCCAACAACAACTTTCCCTCATTATGCCATCCAGCAAGGGATCCCTTACAATCTCTATGg gtacTCTTCTTATTCGCCAGACTACACTTACCCTACG AGCTATTACAATGTGTACGGCGGGGCAACTGCACAGTACCCCATGTACGGGACGGGTCCGGGCGGCATATTGAGCGGAGCGGCAGCAGCAGCGGCGGCGTTCTACCCGTATTTCCAATTCGGGGAAGGAAGCGGTGGCGGCGGTTCGGGGCAGCAAGGGTATGGGGTTCAGTATCCTCACCATCTGTTTCAATACTCGGCCGCGATTAATTCAACTGCTGCAACAACTTTCCCTCAGCATTATGCTGCTCCTCCTATGTCTCTTCCTCCCACGCCCCCCACTTTGCCATCAG